The DNA region ATAAAAAAATCAAAATGTACCAATAATTGAGTGATCAAAAGTGCGATTACATTCCAAAAAATAAGTTAAAATGTTCGTCTGTATATATTTATAGCTTATATTTTATGTGAATATTTGATGCAGGAACAATCATCATCAGATAAGATACAGAGACTATTTCTAGTATTTATATGTGTTCCAGTTAGTCCAGGTAAAAGCAGATTGATAATAACAGCTGTTAGAAACTTTGCTGTTTGGGAGCATAAACTAATTCCTCCATGGATATTTCACCTCGAAGTTAACCTAATCATTGATTCTGATTTATATTTACTTCATCTTCAGGTAAATCCTCTTACAATTTTGTTAACATAAATTGTTGTTTCTCCGTTGAAATTGATTATCGCTCCTTTTGTCCCATTTTATGTGACACAATTTTGTTAATCTTAAGAATGATATTgttttatatttagaaactatttaactttaaacttcttgTTTTaccccttaatgagatgatttcaTGACCTGTTTTAATTAGAACGCAAATTTCAAagatctttctttctttcttaaattacATATACAATCAAACACATCGCATAAAATGGCACGAAGTGAGTAAATGTTAACGATAATAAATTTAGAGTTCGTTTagccaaacttttttttaaaaagttgctATATTGAGATGTACTTTTGTCAAAAGTGGAATTTCAGAGAaacattttttcttaaaaaaataaagtGAACCACTTACTTTTTATATTTGTTTAACCAATATGATCGAAAAGCGCTTTTGTCAGTTAAAGAAATAATTTGTCTCTGatcaatatttttaaaatttatttttgaatGTCAAATTTTGAAATATGacatataaaaaattattttacaaTTTTGTAATCTTTAATTACTccacttttttctctttttgaagGAGCACAAGCTAAAGGAAAAGGGTGCACACAATTGGCAAAAAGCCTGTTATGTGCCAACAAAGGCAGATGCACTTGTGGTTGGTTTTAGAAAGTGGTTGAACAAATATGGAGGTGGCCAAGTTGATTGGGCCACAAAGTTCACTGGTGACCTCCCACCAACTCCTTTTAGGGAACAACTTCTTGACAGGTATGTTTTCGGTAGTATTTGTGTAAATATTCTCATTCAAAAGTTTAAATCGTTGAGAAACAATTTATCTTTAAACTTTTCAGTTTACTTCTAGTGACATTTTTTGACCGTCACAGAAATCTCGCGACATGTTTAACACCACATGTTCAAAaaacattatttttcttttttaaatttcgtgttTAGCAAACTCCGTTACCGTCACATAATACTTAAGTGCACGAATACCTCTTTTGACAGGTACTGGACACATACAGTGCAATGCACCAGTTGCAGCAAAGCATATAAAAGTTTGAATGCACTTGAAATCATTCTGCAAACTATCTCCGTTGCTTCAATTGGAATTGCTGCTGCAGCAAAGGAGAGTGTGATATCAATAGGTGCAAGGTATTTTTTGGTATTCTTTGCATTACTATGCTTCGTGGGTTCAAGATGGTTATCTAAATTTATATACAAAAGTTTCCATTACCATGATTATGATCATGCCTTTCGTTAAATGGTGTATATAAATATAAGTTGTATCGGAGCTTGTAAACAATATGTATTTGGATAATGAGATACTTGTATTACTAAGGATATGGTGGACGACATTCTTCCGCTCCTAATCAAAAAAGCTTCGTGTTCGAGTCCTGGAAATGAAAAAATTGAAGAACTTCCCCCTTTCATGGATTCTAGGCGGCAAATTCAAATTAGTCGAATCAGTAATACAGAAAATCAGAtggttaaataaataaataagtaaatactAGTACTTTCTTTCTGGCTCAAGATAACTGGTTAAGGGGTATTTACGTAAATATTCTTTTTAGGTCACCATTTAGATTTTGTCCCATTTTCTAAAAGATGTGCAAATATAGCTCTTGAAACTGACAATATCCTCTATAAAATTTTAAATCATTGTCCCTTGAtttctaataaaaaaaaaattattgtaaaGGGATCTTTAAACTGTTATCTAAAAGgttcataaattaaaaaaaaatatcatttaCTAAATAACTATTTCAAAATGAGGCAACCACGAAAATTTCTGCTATTAAGATGCCCCAATACTGTGTTGTAACTATCCACGGGCTTCTTTCAACATCTCCACTTAATGTCACTCTCGtcaaaaaatggaaaagttgggGCATAATCACTAGTTAACATCCTTATCATTATTAAGGAATGGGCCATAACGAAATATTTCTCTTGTGATTTGACATTTTGCATTTGCCACTTGGTTCATTGAAAGGCAATACGATTAGCAGCCACCGACAGTAAATGATAAGACTAGTTCTGCGGCTTATTATGTTGTCACGCCAAATAAAAATCATCTCTATCTCGGTGACTTTTTAAGTTAACCAATAAAATGTTTAAAAATGTTTGAAAATGTTTTGGCACTCGTATTGGATTCTTAAAAAATCATTATTTTCGAAGGACTCAACATCAGAAGCAAATTTAGGATTTAAAGGTATCGAGTGTTATAATTTCTTCAATGTACATTTTGTTAGGAACGTGTTAAAATGAGttcatttctttttaatttattcgaATCTAATTActtctcaaaaatcaagaaataaacataattaacattttaaacaaggaatcacacccattaacaacaagGTAAAATTAATATTTTCACCAAGAGATTTgcatcttttatgtatattaaaaaatgaacttACACAAGTAAAATAAtatcttcaataagggaattacaccaatcaaaataaaaaataataatagaaaaCCTCTTCAATAGGTCATTACGCCCCCATaggtaaatgtagaattagataaactataaGTTCTCAagaataaatcataaatttcatttttttttaagcaATGCTTGTGAAATTTctatcacaatttaagtagtaaagtgatttaaaatgaatttaacaattatagaatagcaaATTTTTTTATAATACAccccctccgtccatttttatttgtccactatactataaatatatgtttatttttacttgtaagttgtatagtttgaaaaactaagacatactttaccattttatacctattttacccttattattaagtactccaattcatttctcattttatttattgctaattaagagtgtcccaagtcaaatatagacaattAAACATGAagggagggagtaataaacaaaagaaattataaaaaataaaaataaattgaatttGATCTCAATTCAAAAATtccattgagacccaagtttttctATTTAAATACTCATagatttgagattaagaaaaATGCTTAATTTAAAGGATTTTGAAGTATCTATTTGTATGTTCTtgctagagatcacagataagATAATAGAATagaggaaagacaatataaataataaaaagataaataaaaattTGGGAGAGCCGAAAGGAAATTACTGGTCCAAAGGAACTAAAAAGCACAAGAAAAATGAGAGTCGGAAAGATacattcaaacttgtgtctaccagccATAACACCTTTATCTGATTTGTGACTGGGGTGAcgggatcaaatatttaacctagcTTAAGCAAATTGCAACATaggtatataaaaaatttatcaaTCTAGGAGGTGTTATGCCACCCCCACCCTAAACGGTGGATCCGACCCTGCTCAACATCCACCCGTCGATATTATTATAGAATCCGAGCAACATAAGTTAAGAGTACAGAACCCTCACTGAAACATGTACCGACTAAGAATATGGTAAAGCCCCAAGCAGCTCATCATGTCAAGTGGACTTTCATGTTGAATAAGGTTTTAAACCAGTGAAGCATTCACTTAAAGCAAATTTAACAATAATAATGTGACTCCAAGGCATCATAGTTGAAGCCAGAGCCACTTTCATGACAGCAGCCACAGGAATCATAATTTCTTATAGCATATAAAACACATCAATTCCTTTTTGCTAGCTTTAATTACATATACGTAGCATTTTCTTGCACATTCATGCTGAGACTATAAAAGATGAGTAAACAAAAAGAATATTTGAATCGTGAGTCTCACGATCTGTATATTTGTAAAAATTTCGATCTGAATATCAAAAAGTAAGGAAAGAGCAGTCTCACTTTCTCAAAGAGGGAGACCACTAACAAACTAGACTTGTTTGAGGGTAAGCAAACAAGTAGCATATATGGATTTTATTACTTATGAGCCACTCAAAGAGAAAATGAACATGAATTGCTCCAGAGCTACATAATATAGACAGTTGAAACAAAAAGGTCTAATTTTGCACCTACACGTATCCATATGCTATACACCAGTAATAACCAAGGAACCTCAGATAAATAAATCAGTGAAGCATGCACTTGATCAATCAAGAGCCGCATTCAAGGACAACATCCAGGGCAACGAATTAATCCATTTTCGTTGCAATGCGGACACCTAAGCGACTTCCCTTCCTCCTCTTCAAACAATTTCCGGCTTCCATTGCAACCAAGACACGGTACAAACCTTGCCTCACCACAACTTTCACAAGTAAATCCATCATCCATAACGGGAAAACCTTCCAAAAGCTTAACCAATTCACCAGTCTCATGAAGTTGCTTAATCTCTTCTACACCACCAATGTACTTCCCTCTTATAAACACTCGAGGCAAGCTCATTGCTTTACCTTCCAAAACATCTCGTAactcttttttatatgatgaatcCATAGAGATATCCCTTTCGTCTACACCTACCCGACATCCTTTAAAGATCACACGCACAGAGCAGCAATCTTCATAAGTCTTCCTGATTCCCCTCAAACTAGTAAAATACAGAACAATCCTATCTTCAGTACCATTTAAGTAGATACCACTATCAGGAAACAACGAGCTCAAAGAACTCGAACTATCATTCGATGACTCCACAGACATAACTGTTTCCGATTCTTGATGCTCAAATTGTTTGGTAGACCATGCTTTTCCATAACTTAAAGCTACATTAGGATCCATTTTTGCCTCAGACAAATGCTTCCACAACGGCTTCATATCTGAATGCTCAACAATCTCATACGACTTAACAAACTCTGTGTCCAATTCTTGAATATCATGAATTTTACACTTGGACTTTCTAGGGGACTCTTCCACAGGGGACTGAACCATATGAAAATCTAAGTCGTCAAGGCCTTCCATGAGCTCCCAAGTGTTGATTGCTGAATCAGGAGATACAGGGTCCTGTTGATCACCCTCATTGTGACACGTGGTGGAGTTGTCTGGAACTCGGGGATCATCGAGCACAAGTGATCCATAGGTAGAGGAAGTAAGTGAAACTAAGTGATTGGTGTCCCCTTTACAAAGAGGTGGATGGTGAATTAGAGGGGCAGGTAGGAAGAGTGTTCTTGAAATTGGAATTGATAAAGAATCAGAGAAGGAATATGGGGACTCTGAATTTGTAGATGTAAATGAGTTTGATTGGTTTTGTACATCTCTGGTAACAATGGCATAGGAACGAGAAACAGAACAACCCATGAATGGAAACACAgaaaaataccaacaaaaaaaattgaatctttgGTGCAAATACACTAAGAAAAATCTAGTCTTTAATGGACTGAAAGTTGCTGATGAGCTGAGAAGCAGAGGCGGACCCTTTggaaaaaattatgtatatatgtgtctaTACCACGAGAAATTAATATACATTTAATTGTGCACTCTGACAAATGAAAGTGTCTTTGGGTACGTTGGTTGCAACTACTGCTTCCCTTATATTTCATCCCGATTCAAACCCGAAtgtcacttttaattattttattagcctatttttaggaaaataatAAGCGTTAAATGAGCTCGCCCAGATTTGAACTTGCACTGTCATCACATGTTGCACAGCCTTAGCTACTGAGCTATCTCTTTCATTTGCTTCActgtgttaaattttatttattacgcatatttgacctatatacttATATTTTCGTTACTGCTACGCTATTAGTGATCGGTCCGACACGGTATTATCCATCAGTCGTCATTAAAAATTTTGTTGGCATTTATGTTAAGATAATAGTGCTGCCGACGTcttaaaatcctgggtccgcctctgctGAGAAGTATAAGTAATAAAATTGATGCACATTTGAATATTAGTGCTACATAAAATTGATGCACATTTGAATATTAGTGCTACAAGCTGGTACTAAACAGTTGACatgtttgattaaaaaaaaaaaaaaaaagtgctgatACAGGACGAATATGAagttatgagttttttttttttttttttttttttttttagaattagaAAAGATATTGAAGATCTAGCTCCTTATATATAGTCAGTGTAACCGAAGCACATATGTCTGTCTATTACTACACGTCCTCCGAACTAATTATTAATTTATAAATATAGGATTGTATAATAAGGACATAATTTTATGTTGAAACGGACAACGTGGGTGTGCAAAGTATGTATGTATGCAGTGGTGAAGCCACCTGTACTTAACGGGTGTCAACCGACACCCTCAACTGTGTAGCTAGAtaaatgttttatatatatatatatatataatacatattgACATCCCTTGACTTTTTCCTGCATTTATCTCTTTATATTTTGATCCTCTTAGTGAAAATTCTGATTCCCcactatatgtatgtatacgtttgtgtatatacatacagtaagctTGGTGAGGAAGGGGTTGTCATTTGTCAAGTACAGTTGGAAGAAGACGATCTTAAGTacagaagaaaaatgaaataaatgcaGGGATTGGGAGTCAGAAAAGCTGATTTGAATACTTGGAAAATGCAAGGGTAAAGGCCTACCACTTATGCTGAGAATATTTCATTAGAAATATACATGACCATTATCTTCTTTTTGTTCCTCTGAATAGAAGACTTGGTTCTTAGGTACTGGATACATAGGATCTCTTCACTCTTtgaatgtataaaaaaaaaattatgatagACAGTGTTCCCTTTTAATGGATCTTACGCAGCTCAGATTAGTCGAAATTTCAATTCTAGTACGGGATgaaaaaaacaaaatataaatgCTCGACAATGGTCAAGATTATAAGCAAATATGAGTGGGCACATTTAACTGTTTCATATAAATTACATCATACTTTGACACATTCCGAATCCAAGAAGCTAGCTAGTAAATCATCATCATTTATCTTACCAAAACTAGAAGATAAAAGCTATGTTGTTCAGATTCTTTAAAAATGTTGTCACACTCATTTTGTATCCTTGAAACAATGTACTATTTTTGGCGGATTCGGCATGCACTCGTAGACCATTTTAAAGAGTCTGAACAACATCAGATAAAATTACACAATTTCTTGAACAGATCATACAAAGTAAGTTTCCCCTTATTTAGAAAACAATACCCCCTTTATCAACTAGAAGCTGCAAATTCCATTATTTTTCACGAAGATTAAAACCTAACAAGCAACTTCAAGAGATGGATAATCAGAGTAACCCAAAACTGGATCAGTCTTTTAGAAAGTGCTCCTATCATGCTTGTTCAATGGTGCATTCACTTCAAAACGCTTAGGCAAATCAGGATTTGCCAAAAACAAACGTCGAAATGAGACCAAATCAGCATAACTTTCAACTATAGCTTCATCTCCCTCAGTTTTATTGTATCCACCAGAAGCAATAAGTGTCCCTTCAAAAGCCTTCCTAGTTGATTTGAGGCAACGGGGTTCATCCCTTGGCTCGAACACATGAAGATATAAAACTCCGAGCTTAGTAAGTTCACTAGCCAAATAAGTCGACAGAGCTTCTGGGTTCGAGTCCTTTTTCCCGTGCACTTCGGAAAACAATGAGAGTTTTACGCCAACTCTGTCTGCTCCGATTTCTTCCATAACTGATCCAATAATTTCGAGAGCAAGTCTACAACGGTTCTCGATGGTTCCGCCATATTCATCTGTCCTGTCGTTGATTTGATCGTTCAAGAATTGATCGATTATGTAGCTGTTTGCGGAGTTGATCTCGACTCCATCAAATCCTTCAGTTTGAGGATTATCAACATCTTAATAAATGACCATTTATCAAGTAAAAGTTGTCAAATTAATGGAAAACTCACCAGCTTCAATGGCATTGTGGGCTGCAATTCTAAAATCGTTGACAATGAGAGGGAGTTCATTAGCACCTAGTTGTTTTGGTGTTGGTCTGAAGTACTCACCATCATCAGGTACCACACATAGTAAAGACAAGTAAATAGAAATAGATACCATcagtaagaaaaaataaaaacaatacaTGAACAAGGGCATATATTATGTTTTATCTCATTAATATTATGTGCTAAGAAAGTAGATATTATAGTGTAGTAATTCAATCACAAAATTAAGATAAAGGTTATTATCATTGAACTTATAATTATAGGTTCAAAATACAATATTTGTGGCAATTTTAGTGAActtttatttataaatatatgTTCGGCATCGAAAATACTGGGTACGAGTAAGCCTGGTGTCCATACGCTAAATCTACCCCTCTAGNNNNNNNNNNNNNNNNNNNNNNNNNNNNNNNNNNNNNNNNNNNNNNNNNNNNNNNNNNNNNNNNNNNNNNNNNNNNNNNNNNNNNNNNNNNNNNNNNNNNNNNNNNNNNNNNNNNNNNNNNNNNNNNNNNNNNNNNNNNNNNNNNNNNNNNNNNNNNNNNNNNNNNNNNNNNNNNNNNNNNNNNNNNNNNNNNNNNNNNNNNNNNNNNNNNNNNNNNNNNNNNNNNNNNNNNNNNNNNNNNNNNNNNNNNNNNNNNNNNNNNNNNNNNNNNNNNNNNNNNNNNNNNNNNNNNNNNNNNNNNNNNNNNNNNNNNNNNNNNNNNNNNNNNNNNNNNNNNNNNNNNNNNNNNNNNNNNNNNNNNNNNNNNNNNNNNNNCGGGTTCACCACCATACCCTCAACTAATGTTGCATTCTAGCACGTCTTCCCACCCTTTCTCGCCACGATTAAGGCTCAAGAGCGTGATAAAGTCCAACATTAGGTAACTTATTATCAGAAATGTCTAAAACTTTGAGTTTGTGCCTAGCGCAAACGCAAATGCTAGCTCGAGAGATAATAAGCATTGTCTAATACCGTGTAAACATGAGAATCTAGCAAGCAATATATGAAGTCCAAGTTCATTTTATGAATTTATTACCTGCATTCCAAGCTATAAGGAAATTGTTGAGGCTCGAGTTGGATAGTCGCCCTGCATTCCAAGCTATAAGGAAATTGTTGAGGCAAAAAAAGACACCCCCTTTGCCATGAACAGAGTCAACAATGGGCTTCCAAGCTTCCTTTTGATCTTCTATCCAAATTCCAGGCATATTTGGGGACCTTCAagtacaacaacaatcaaaatatcaatcCCAAGATTTGAAGTTTTTAATAAACAGAAAAACATACACAGGAAAAATTGAAGTCTTCTACCCATTGGAGATGTCAGAAGCACTAGTTGATTCAGAAATGAGAAATCCCCCTTTAGTGGCTCTTTGAGCATAATATTCAATAGCATGCGGCTGTGGAGTATTATGGTATGATCTGTTCCTTGTCATTGGTGGCATCACTACTCTGCATAATGCAAATATACAATATTCTTCAACAACTCAAACACACAAAAAGAAAAGCATTTTCTGGTCTTTTCCTTGCAAATCATTTTTTCGTAACCAAACACACGAAAATAACTTTttcatgaaaaatgattttcgtcGTATCAAACACACCAGACTAGACTAAGAAGTAAATGCATGTAAATAGATGAATATTTTCACAGTACCTATGAGAGAGCTCAAAACTCCCCATTTTGTAAGGAGTAAGGAGAGGAACTGGAGTTGAGTTTGCTGCCATCTCTCAATatgattttcttttcttgtttacTTCATAAAACTAGCAAATATCCAAATTTATAGACAAGCTTGATCAATATTTAAATGTGTATCTCCAATAATTATGATAACTTCATGTGGGCTGTGGCAAGAGGCAACTAACACTATTAGTACTATTTTTAATGgtattttaaatataaatttgTGTAATGACTTCTACAACTTGGATTTTAAAAAGACTTTGTATGACAACTTGGTAACACTGCGGAATGGTTTAAAGATGCTTGATTTTTAAGTGTGTTTTACCATTTCAAGAATGGATCAAATAAAGCGCCCTATTGTGAAATCCAACTTATTTTCTGTTTCTTTTTGTGTCCGTACTGG from Lycium barbarum isolate Lr01 chromosome 10, ASM1917538v2, whole genome shotgun sequence includes:
- the LOC132614459 gene encoding uncharacterized protein At5g39865-like, giving the protein MGCSVSRSYAIVTRDVQNQSNSFTSTNSESPYSFSDSLSIPISRTLFLPAPLIHHPPLCKGDTNHLVSLTSSTYGSLVLDDPRVPDNSTTCHNEGDQQDPVSPDSAINTWELMEGLDDLDFHMVQSPVEESPRKSKCKIHDIQELDTEFVKSYEIVEHSDMKPLWKHLSEAKMDPNVALSYGKAWSTKQFEHQESETVMSVESSNDSSSSLSSLFPDSGIYLNGTEDRIVLYFTSLRGIRKTYEDCCSVRVIFKGCRVGVDERDISMDSSYKKELRDVLEGKAMSLPRVFIRGKYIGGVEEIKQLHETGELVKLLEGFPVMDDGFTCESCGEARFVPCLGCNGSRKLFEEEEGKSLRCPHCNENGLIRCPGCCP
- the LOC132615463 gene encoding 12-oxophytodienoate reductase-like protein; this encodes MAANSTPVPLLTPYKMGSFELSHRVVMPPMTRNRSYHNTPQPHAIEYYAQRATKGGFLISESTSASDISNGSPNMPGIWIEDQKEAWKPIVDSVHGKGGVFFCLNNFLIAWNAGRLSNSSLNNFLIAWNAVPDDGEYFRPTPKQLGANELPLIVNDFRIAAHNAIEAGFDGVEINSANSYIIDQFLNDQINDRTDEYGGTIENRCRLALEIIGSVMEEIGADRVGVKLSLFSEVHGKKDSNPEALSTYLASELTKLGVLYLHVFEPRDEPRCLKSTRKAFEGTLIASGGYNKTEGDEAIVESYADLVSFRRLFLANPDLPKRFEVNAPLNKHDRSTF